The segment CTGCGGTATATTTTTATGGCGAGGTGAAGCACCACATGCAGAAAAAGAAAACGAGGGATTTTTCCGGGAAAATTTCTTACCCCCTTAACCCCCACTCTGGCACAAGTTTTACCACAGAACAGATTTCCTGTAAATCCATGGTTCATGAACCATGGGGTAAAAGCCAATTTATATGTTCGTTATCGGCAATCTACAGAAGCTGTGCGTTTCATATATGCCCTCATTATCTGGCACACAAATGTTAATGCCAATGGCAAGTTTGCTAATATTATTGTCTGGCAATGTGAGCCACCGTGTGCCCCTGTGTAGCGTTTTAGTAAACGCCAGAAGGTGTTTGCCCCCTCGACAAAAATGAAACCGGATTTGGCGACTTTCTGCGAAAGAACCTTTTCCTTAAAAATGCAGCCCCAAAATACGCCTTCATCACCTCAATCACGGGGTGAACCATGGGGTCGAAAACTGTGCAGGTTAAAGGCGGGTGCACCTTAAGGCGCACCCGCGGTCCACAGCAGTCGGCAATGCCGACCGCGCAGGCTTTAGTAACCAACAGCCATTTCTATTTAGGTAGCTTTAAATTAGTGGGATAAACCTTTTAGGTGGCTGTAAGTGCACAACCACAGCCAATGCTGACGTTTTATAAAGTGTCTATAAAAAACCTGCATTTGTCAAGGAACATAGCGGGGTATTGATGACCCCTATATCTCTTAATTGAACTGTGTAAAAACAGAATGTCTCAACTCCTTGCATTATTTTCGCAGTTTTTTGCCTCTAACTCGTTTAATGTTTCATCTATGTATCTTAGATAGAATCTAGGGAACACCTTCCCACTATCTATCTTATGCCCTAGTTCAAGAATCTGTGGTTTAAGCTCCACGAGCCCAAGATTTTTCGCAATCCTTACTGCAAGCATTGTACGCGGCTCTGATTGTGTTTCAATCCAATCCATCAATGCTTCAATTAGCCCTTGTCTATCATTTTGCAAAACGTCTACTGCATGACTGAGCGCGTGCTCTTCCAAGTATTCTCCAGATTTGTATGAACCCGGATTAAAAATGTCACTCTCTAAAATTGCTAGAACATCTTCCTTACTCATTTTATATTCCCCCTAACTACTTGATTAATTTTATTGCTTCCGAAGGAATAGCATGCGGAAATACTACCTCAGTCCCTCCTCCTGGCATATTAAACATTCTTGTAACTTGTTTTCCTTGTGGAATTTCTATCCCCATGTTTCTTAACGTTGGTACATCAATTTCCAGTAAGTTTTTGGGTAATCCTCTATTGGGTGGCAAAGCTAAATCTATTTGGGCTTGCAATGGGCTAAGGTTTTTAGAAGGGGTCGTGAATACTTTTCCTGACGAACCAGACTGGAGCCCATTTTTCAGTATGCTTTCTGGGTTGGCAGATGTATAGTGGTAGAAGTTTCCACCATTACCCGCGCCCTTACCAAGCATCCTGCCAACAGTCTCGATAACATCATCATATATTCTTCCGCCAATTTTCTTTACTCCGGATAATAGTTTACTTCCGACATTTGCCGTTAATTTCTTTACTACAAACCCGCCTGCAAGAGGTAATCCAACTGGGCCGGTGCTTTGTATTAATGCTAATTCACCATCTGTAGGCTTAATCCATTTATCATAGAAATCAGCAACGCCCTGATAAAGGCCTCTCCTATTCTCCTCTGCTTCTTTTGCGGTTATCCCAGATAAGTATTGGCCTGTGCTTTGATAGCTGGAAATTGAAATTTGGCGGCTTGAAACTGCTTGGATCTGGGGCTGTGCCGGTGCCTCGCTGTTAAACCCCTGATGCTCCTCTTCCGGTGTCGGTGGAGGCGGGCTGTAATCATCATCGTCGCTGCTTCCTCCGCTACCTCCTCCAGAGTCATCGTCATCATAGTTATGCTCCTCATCTATGTTAACATCACTATCGTCATATTCATCATGTACTTCATCTACATCATCTTCCCACTCGTCCGCTTCTTCCTCATCATCATAAACAATTGTTACGTCGTCGCCGTCTACTATTACATCGAAATGTCCGGTGGGGTCTATCCGGTTTATCGGGTTATTACCTACATAGGCGTAGGTATGTTGTGTCCTTGGCTTTGCTATGTTTCCTTTATAGGTATCGGGTTGGATAAACCGGCCTGTTTCTGTATCATACCAGCGGGCGCCATAGTCCATCAGGCCGCTTTTGGGGTCGTACTCCTTACCCGTCAGCCCGGTAAAGTTATACGGTGCTAAAGTGCCGGCAAACATGCCGCCGAAGGCGTCAAAGCGAAATTTGCTAATGACATCACCGGTCCTGTCGGTTAAGTCGGTGACGTTGCCTATGGCATCATTACTGTAGTACAGCAGTCCGCCGCGGGTCTGCAGGGTGGGTTTACCCTGTTCTTTGCGCCCCTTATAGCCAAACATTTTCCGGGACACTGCACCCTTTGGTCCTATTTGGTATTCGGCAAGAGGGCTGCCATTTCCTGTATATTCCTTCGCTACTTTCTTACCGTCATAGAGGTAGGCGGTTGATTCAGTACGCAGTTTGGCGTTGTTACCCTGGGATTTCTGCTTACCTTTGCCTTTACTTTTTTCTTTCCCTTTCCCCTTCTTCTCCTTGACCTGCCAGTAGGTTTCCTCCCGGGACACTTTCCTCCCGTAGCCGTCGTAGGCATACTGCAGGTCGGTACCGTCCTCGAAGTAGACGGCATCCAGGCGGTTGGCCGCATTGTACTGATATTCGGTACGGGTACCGTCTTGTTTTACCTTAAAGACCAGGTTGCCGTTGGCATCGTAATCGTACCCGGTGCCGCCGGCACGAAGCAGCCTGTTGGCCGCGTCATAAGTATACTTTGTTTCCTCGCCGTCTTTGGTCATGGAGATGCGGTTTCCTGCTGCATCATAGCTGTAGCTGACGTTTTCTACCGGCTCAACCAGGTATGCCGGGTAGGTGCCGGTGCTTAAAAGTTCCCCTTCCTGGTTAAAGAAGGACTCCATATTACGCCACCGGCCGCCTTTACCCCAGCCTTTACCTTTTTTACCTTTCTCCTTACCCTTGGCCTTACCTTTACCTGGGTGGTCTTTGTTTTTTCGTTTCTCTTTACCTGAATTGCTGCCTTTACCCGAATCCTTCCCTGAACTGCCGCTTTTGGAAGAGCCTTTTTCTTTACCAGAACTTTTACCTGAGTCACCGCTCTTTTTGGAACCGCCACCGCCGGAGGAACCTTTACCCTTTCCTTTTCCTCCTTTGGCCAGAAGCACTCCGGTGTTATCGGTAAAACCTGTCTCCAGGTCATAGCTTAAGCTGAGCAGACTGCCGGACTTCTTTCCGCCTTTTCCTTTACCTTTACCGCTGTTTCCCTTTTCCTTACCGGTTGTCTTTTCCCTGCTGCCGCCTCCCGGCAGAATCTCCTGTGCCGGAATTTTGACTTGGGGCTGTTCCAGGATATATGCTGTCCTCAATTTTTCTATCTTCTCTACGGGATAGTTTACCTCCGAAAGGCGGTTAAGCTCATCATATTGGTAGGTGGTTTCGGCACCGTCTTCTTCAACCTGGCTGGTGCGGTTTCCTGCTGCATCGTATTGATAGGCAAAGCTTGAGATAAGCCCCTTTGGGCCGGTGTTTTCAATACCGGTGACACGTCCTGCAGCATCATAGGTATAGCCGCTATCCACCCCGTTGGGGCGGCTGATGCCGCTCACCCGGCCCAGGTCGTCATAACCAAAAATGGTAACGTTTCCGTCCGGGTCGGTCAACTGAACCATCCGGCTGCTGCCGTCATACCGGTAGCTAGTGGTGCGGTCCTCGGCATCGGTGGTGGAAATCCGGTTGCCCACGGCATCATACTGAAACTTAAGCGCCTTGTCCCGGGTTAAATCTTCTATTTTCTCCAGGTGCCCCATGTCGTCGTAATAGTATTCTTCATGCAGGGCCGGGCTGACCATACTGCCCACACTGCCCTCACCGTTATAGCGGAAGCTGGCAAATTCCTCGCCGTTAAAGTTGACACCCGTGAGGCGGTTATTCTTATCATAGTCATACTCGGTAACCTGTCCCAGCGGGTCGGCTTTTTCTGTCAGGTTTCCGGCGTCATCATAGCCGTAGCTTGTCTTTTGCTTTAAGGGATTGATTTCTGCCACCAGCCGGTTTAAGTTATCGTACTTGAGACTGGTGGTGCTGCCCCCGGCATCCTCCACCGACAGCAGGTTTCCCACCCGGTCATAGTGGTAATTGGTGCTGTTACCCAGGGCATCGGTTACCTTAGTCAGGTTATTCCTGAAATCATAGCTGTATTGAGTGGTGTTACCCAGGGGGTTTGTCACTCCCGCTACATTTCCGGCAGCATCATAATCGTATTCGGTCACTGCTCCCAAGGCGTTGACGCTTTTTACAACTTGACCCAAGGCATCATACTGCAGCTTACTGACATTACCCAGGGCATCCTCCACCCTGACGGGATTTCCCAGTAAATCGTAGCTGTATTTGGTAATAGCGCTTTCCGGACCGGTCTCCCGGGTGACATTACCCATGAAATCATAGCGGTAGCTGCGGCTGTATCCCCGGGGGTCGGTCTCTTTAATGAGGCGGCCCAGGGGGTCATACTGAAAACTCGTTACATTGCCCACGGGGTCTACCTGCCCGGTCACTTCTCCCAGCTCGTTGTAGCGAAACTGTGTCGTCCTGTTGGCCGGCTCGGTAACAGTGACCAGCCTGTTGGCCAAATCGTAGCTGTAGGTGGTATTGTTTCCTTCGGGGTCCATTACCCGGATCAGGTTACCCCGGGAATCATAGTAGTAATGGGTGGTGCTGCCGTTTCTATCAGTGAGGCGGGTTATCTCTCCCCGGGAATTGTAGCGAAATGTTATGCTGCTGCCACTGGCGTCAGTCACTTCAGTGAGCATTCCTGTCTTATCATAGCTGTAGGTGGTGGTGTTTCCCTTGGCATCAGTTATCTGGGAAATGTCGCCTCTGAAGTTATAGCGGTAGATGGTGACATTCCCCTCCGGGTCGGTTATTTCAGATGTCCTGTTGGCATAGTCGTAGTTTATGCTGGTTACGTAACCCCGTCGGTCACTTTCACCATGTTTCCTAAGGCATCATATTCGTAAGTTATTTCTCCCCCGGCAGGGTCTATCTTTTTCACCAGGCGGCCGGCGGCATCATACTGGTAGGTGGTAGTATTTCCGAGGGCGTCGGTTACTTTAGTCAGGTTCCCCATAGCATCGTAGCGGTAATGGATTTTATTCCCCTTGGGATTGGTGACGGTGGTTAGCCGGTCAAACTGGTCATATTCAAAGGAGACCACACCGCCGTCGGGATTGATTACTTGGCTGCGGTTACCGTCGGCAGTATACTCCACTTTAGTAACGTGGCCGCCGGGCTCGGTGGTTTCTATTACCCGGCCCCGCTTGTCATACTTGAAGCTAAATGCGCTGCCTGAGCTGTCCATTACTGTCTCTACCAGCCCGCCCTGATTATAGCTGTAGGTCTTAGTGCCGCCGTCGGGGGCTGTCACCCGTTCCAGGCGCCCCAGGGCATTGTACTTGAAGCTGTAGCTGTTACCTTTGGCATCGATAATGGATGTCACCTTACCGGCGGCATTGTAGGTGTAGGTAGTGGTATTGCCCAGCACGTCGGTAACTGACTTAATGCGTCCCATTTCATCATACAGAAAAGAAGTCGTTTCGCCTCCGGGGTCAGTGCGAGATGTCATCCGGCCCATGCTGTCGTAGCTGAAGTTGGTCACCTCTCCTTTGGCATTGGTAACCGATATCAGGTTTCCGGCATCATCGTATGTATAACGGGTGGTGTTCCCCCTGGCATCGTTTGCCGTCAGCCGGTTACCGCCACTGTCGTAAGTATAGGTAACGGTATTGCCCAGGGCATCGGTTCTGGAGGTAAGGTTTCCGGCATCATCATAGGTAAACGTTACCTGGGAACCGTCGGGGTTAATCACCCTAGTGAGCTTATCAAATTTGTCCTCATAGAAATACCGGCTTGTCTTGCCGTCGGAATAGATTATCTTAGTTTTTCTGTACTTATCGTCATATTCGTACCGGGTGGTATTGCCGTCCTGGTCGGTGACAGCAGTGCGTTCTCCCTGCTCATTGTAGGTATAGGTCTTTATCCGGCCCAGGTTGTCTTTTTCCTTGATAATCTTTTTATCGGCATTCCAGTAGACTTTTTTCTCCAGGCCCCTGGCATCGGTGATTAAGGCATAGCTGAGGTCGCCTTCGGTGCCGTAGCTGAAGCTTTTTACAAGACTATTATCTGCTCTTTTGATGTGGCTAACTTTTCCCTGGCTGTTATACTGGTATTTAAAAGTCCTGCCCGCTTTGTCGGTAAAGGAGGTCAACCGGTGGCTTGAGTCGTAACTAAAGCTCTTACTGCTGCCGTCGGGGTAGGTAACTTTTTTCAGGTTCTGGGAACTATCATACTGGTATTTAGCCCGCCGGCCTGCAGGGTCGGTAATGCTTTTTACTAGGCCGCCTTGGGCCTCTACGTCCAGTACCCTGCCGGCGGTGTCGGTGATAGTATCAAGGGCCCCGTTTTGGTCATACTCAAAGCTCATGGCATGTCCCTGGGGACCGGTGAGGGACAGGAGCCTTCCGGCATCGGCCGCCTGGCTGCGCCAGGAGGCTTGATAGCCGTTGTATAGGTAGCTAAAGCCGTTTTTATCCTCAACCGTATATGTACCGTCTGCATTCCTGGTCAGGGTGGAGCCGCTGCCGCCCTTTTGGGTATATGTACCCTGATCCAGGGGATAGTAAATCAGCGGGTCCCCGTCATAGGAATCGACGATTAAGTCGGGATCGTCCTTGGTAAACTCGTAGCTGCGGTGCTGCCCGTCACCACGAAACTCCATGATGACAAAGTTCTGGTACATGCCCAGGTGCTGGTCAAAGGCGAGGTTCCAGCCGTAACCCAGCATTCCCTTGATCCCTTCCTGGCGCATATATGTACGGCTTATCCGCGGCGAAAAGCCTGAAGACGGGTAAGCGATATCGCTTTCACTGAGGGTGAGTATCCCGGTCACCGGGTCCACGTAGCCAAAGTCGGCATCACTTTTATTTACCGTGCCTAAATTCAAAGACGAAAAGCTTGGTGCTACGGAGGCCGGGTCTGGAAGTCCCTTTCCCGGGGGAGAAAGCATTTCCTCCCACCCTGCCAGACCCGTGAGTTCGTAGGGGTCAAACACAGGTGGTATTGAGCTTTGCTCTCTAATTGATGCTGGAATACTGCCTGCAGCCAGTGCCGGTGTAACCGTACCGGTAAACAGGATGGTTACTGCCAGAATTACAGAAAGGTATCGAACAAATTTTTTACTCTTTAGTCTCATTGACATCCCCTCCAAAAAAATACCGTGCCAAGGGATTACCTTGGCACGGTAAGAATAGACGCTGCCTTGGCAACCCGGCGATCGTAGCCTGATTCGGCCTTAGACCCGTAGTTTTGCGTCCCCCGCTTTCACGGGGTTTGCCTTTTTCTGGTATTTTATTCGATTGTTCTACTACGCTTCGATATATTTCCTTTTTTTTCCTGCTTTTTACAAATATTTTTTTGAATATTTTAGTAATTTAGTCTCCGTCCCAGCATATACCTCCTCCTAATGGCATAAAAAAACGGACTAGTAAAACCAGTCCAGGGCTTTTATTTAGGATACTAAAAAAATATCCAATCGCCCAAGTGAAAATATCATGAACATTTCTGCTGACCATCTGCCTAACCCCTTAATCTTTGTCAACAACTCCAACACTTCTTTATCGGACAGATCGTGCATGCTCTTAAAGTTTTATTTACCACTTAGAACAGTGTCTGATAGGTACTTTGTATACGAAATCTTTTGCCTGGATAGCCACATTGACCTTAATTTATCGTCTTGAATTACACCTCTTTACTAAACAAAAAGTATAATTCCATTATACCTGCTACTACAATTTCTAAAGAGGTAGCTGGTATGCAGGTTTAATTAATCCTGCTGGCTTAGAAACTTTTCTCACTAAACTTGAGTTGCTTTTTATCAAGTTTCCCCACGGGTGTATAAGGCATATCATCAACGAATGCTATGTCTTTTGGCATTTGAAACCTTGCAACTCTGGGGCCTAACCACTGGAAAAGTTCCTCTTTTGTTACGGTAGCATTTGCTGCGGGAAGCACGAATGCTTTTAACCTCTGCCCAAACTTTTCATCACTAACCCCAATAACTGCAGCTTCTTCTACTTCAGGGTGGTTTAAAAGTATTTGTTCAAGTTCAATTGGGTAAACATTTTCACCGGCTGAAACAACCATATCATCCACTCTTCCACAAAGATAATAATGGCCACGACTATCTTTATAACCTAAATCACCTGTTTCCAACCAACAGTTATTTTGGTTACTCATCGACCACCTATTTTTGATGCAGAATTGGCCTACCTCACCTGCTTCTACTTCATTTTTGTGCTGGTCCAATACTTTTAACCGAACCCCGTCTATTTTTTTACCAATTGTCTCAGCTGAATAGGATAGATCTTGTGGTGTTGCTATCACATTTAGTCCAGCTTCCGAAGTGCCATAGAGATTGTATAAGACACTACCCAATTTGTTCATAGTCTCACCTACAAGTCTCGGATTCAGTTGTGCACCTCCTGAGGCTATACAGGCAAGGGAATTTAAGTCTTCGACGTTATTATTTAACATCTTGTCTATCATTAGTGGCACTACGGTTACAACTTCAACATTGTGTTCCCGAATCAGTGAACATGCTCTTTGGGCATCAAATCCATTACTGATGACAATTTTTCTTCCCAAAGCAATAAGTACAAATAATATACCTACACCGTAGCCGTGATAAATAGGAGTGGCAATATAAGCGGTGCGATAATTTAGCAGCTTCAGCCTGGTTATTAGGGCTAAGAATGGATTTAGGAAGTTTAGAAGAGACGGTTTATATGGGGCTGCTTTGGGATCTCCCGTGGTCCCGCCCGTTAGTATTACAAGTTTACCGGGTGAAGAACGTTTGATTTCTTGTTGTTCACTTACTGAATTAAGCAAATTGCTTATTGCCGGCAGGTCGGTATGGTAACTTAAAACTACCCCGTTAGCATAGTCTGACTGCTTAACTAAGGAGTCCAATTGGAAATCATATATAAGCAAGTTAAAATCATATCGCTTTATTAAGTTGTTAAACTGGTGCTTACTAATTTCTGCGTTAAGTAAGTATACATCTACTCCCAGCAAAGATAACGCAAATATGGCTTTAATCAACGAAGCATGGTTTTTACACATAATGCCTACTTTATTACCGCTGCTAAGCTGATATCTTTCATTAAATATAGCGGAAAGCTTTTTCGACTGCAATAATAACTGCTGATAATTTAAGGTTTCATGGTCATCCACCACTGCAACCTTATCAGAGTATACCCTTTCTGCAAAAGACAGCAGGGGCATTAAGTTTATCCCGTATTTGTGAATGGCAGCTATTAAGCTATACAACCCCAATGGAGAAAATAATTTAACTCTGAATAAAACATATATAAGTTTAAATACCTGCAATATCACTTCCCCCTTTTTCTTAGAATAGTGGGAATGGATAATTCCCATACCCCTCTAAGAAACACTGAGGCAATACGGCCAAAAATTAACCACCATGGCATATACCTCTTCCGTTGAGTATACATTGCTTTGCCAATGATTTTGGCCACATGGTTCGGACACATGACAGGCATCTTTTGGTAAGCCGCTGTCGGCTTAATCATGGGTGTATTTACTAGCGGAAGGTAGATAGATGTGGTTGATATTCCAGCAGCGTTCAATTCAGGCCCAGCAGATTGATACCACGTATCAAACGCCGCCTTGGAAGCCTGGTAAGCAGCCCAATAGGGGAAGGGTATTAGCAATACATTAATAGTAGATATATTGATGATCTGGCCTTGATTTTTTCTAAGCATCGGAATTATAGACAATAGCAGTTGAACAGGTGCAAAATAATTGATAGCCATAGTTCGAGTGAAGTCGTGAAACCGGTCCAGCGAGTCGTTAATTGATCGCCGGATAGATATGCCTGCATTGTTTACTACTATGTCTATACCGTTAGGCATCTGGTGAATAAATTTTAGCAAGCCCTCCATCTCTTCCATGTTTCTTAGGTCAGCCCTATAAATACTCACTCTGGCAGTTTTCTTTTCTATCTCATTTTTAATTGTTAAAAGTTTTTCCTCTGTTCTAGCAACTAAGAGTAAACGGGTATTGGTGTCTGCCAGAAGATAAGCTAATTTCTCCCCTATACCGGAGCTTGCACCTGTGATTAAAACAGTCTTCTCGTCTAAACTGTTCCTAAGTTTCTTTTGGTTCAAATACGTAGGCGGAAACAATATGTTTTCTAGAATGTTATTTTTTTGCATAGTAGCCCCTTTACATGTGCGCTTTTCTTAAGAACTATTTCAGGACGAGCCCCTACCTCGCCCTGATAAATAACGGATTCTTTTTATATGCTTTCCAAAGATTATTCCTCCCTTAGCGTCGCATTATGGACAAGTCCTTCCCAACACTATTAATGATTAATAGGCATTGACTTTACTACCATCTTCTCAGCAGCTAGACGGATAGTATCAAGCTTATAATCCCTATTTTTACGGGTTATTCCTATTAAGTCAAATCTCTCAGACCGCATATGTCCGAACAACCTTTCCATGGATGAAAGACATGTAAGAGTGCCGTTACCAGTACCACCGGCAGCTGCTACGGCAATATACGGTTTATTTGCTGTTTTATTGTTCCCTTCTCTATTACTTGCCTCGCACCGTCGTAAACGGTCTGTAAACATCTTAGCGGATTCACTCATTTCTCCCCAGTATACAGGTGTAACCATTACGTAGCCATCCGCTTCATCTACAAATTTATGCAAATCCTGAAAATCGTCTTGTACTTTGCATCGATGCTCTTTGAGGCAGTTTCCCCAGCCGTTACCACAGGCCTGGCATTGAGAAATTTCCAGGTCATTTAACCGTACCATTCTGACATTTCCGCCGGCCGCCT is part of the Metallumcola ferriviriculae genome and harbors:
- a CDS encoding RHS repeat-associated core domain-containing protein, whose product is MTDASGSSITFRYNSRGEITRLTDRNGSTTHYYYDSRGNLIRVMDPEGNNTTYSYDLANRLVTVTEPANRTTQFRYNELGEVTGQVDPVGNVTSFQYDPLGRLIKETDPRGYSRSYRYDFMGNVTRETGPESAITKYSYDLLGNPVRVEDALGNVSKLQYDALGQVVKSVNALGAVTEYDYDAAGNVAGVTNPLGNTTQYSYDFRNNLTKVTDALGNSTNYHYDRVGNLLSVEDAGGSTTSLKYDNLNRLVAEINPLKQKTSYGYDDAGNLTEKADPLGQVTEYDYDKNNRLTGVNFNGEEFASFRYNGEGSVGSMVSPALHEEYYYDDMGHLEKIEDLTRDKALKFQYDAVGNRISTTDAEDRTTSYRYDGSSRMVQLTDPDGNVTIFGYDDLGRVSGISRPNGVDSGYTYDAAGRVTGIENTGPKGLISSFAYQYDAAGNRTSQVEEDGAETTYQYDELNRLSEVNYPVEKIEKLRTAYILEQPQVKIPAQEILPGGGSREKTTGKEKGNSGKGKGKGGKKSGSLLSLSYDLETGFTDNTGVLLAKGGKGKGKGSSGGGGSKKSGDSGKSSGKEKGSSKSGSSGKDSGKGSNSGKEKRKNKDHPGKGKAKGKEKGKKGKGWGKGGRWRNMESFFNQEGELLSTGTYPAYLVEPVENVSYSYDAAGNRISMTKDGEETKYTYDAANRLLRAGGTGYDYDANGNLVFKVKQDGTRTEYQYNAANRLDAVYFEDGTDLQYAYDGYGRKVSREETYWQVKEKKGKGKEKSKGKGKQKSQGNNAKLRTESTAYLYDGKKVAKEYTGNGSPLAEYQIGPKGAVSRKMFGYKGRKEQGKPTLQTRGGLLYYSNDAIGNVTDLTDRTGDVISKFRFDAFGGMFAGTLAPYNFTGLTGKEYDPKSGLMDYGARWYDTETGRFIQPDTYKGNIAKPRTQHTYAYVGNNPINRIDPTGHFDVIVDGDDVTIVYDDEEEADEWEDDVDEVHDEYDDSDVNIDEEHNYDDDDSGGGSGGSSDDDDYSPPPPTPEEEHQGFNSEAPAQPQIQAVSSRQISISSYQSTGQYLSGITAKEAEENRRGLYQGVADFYDKWIKPTDGELALIQSTGPVGLPLAGGFVVKKLTANVGSKLLSGVKKIGGRIYDDVIETVGRMLGKGAGNGGNFYHYTSANPESILKNGLQSGSSGKVFTTPSKNLSPLQAQIDLALPPNRGLPKNLLEIDVPTLRNMGIEIPQGKQVTRMFNMPGGGTEVVFPHAIPSEAIKLIK
- a CDS encoding DUF6531 domain-containing protein; this translates as MRLKSKKFVRYLSVILAVTILFTGTVTPALAAGSIPASIREQSSIPPVFDPYELTGLAGWEEMLSPPGKGLPDPASVAPSFSSLNLGTVNKSDADFGYVDPVTGILTLSESDIAYPSSGFSPRISRTYMRQEGIKGMLGYGWNLAFDQHLGMYQNFVIMEFRGDGQHRSYEFTKDDPDLIVDSYDGDPLIYYPLDQGTYTQKGGSGSTLTRNADGTYTVEDKNGFSYLYNGYQASWRSQAADAGRLLSLTGPQGHAMSFEYDQNGALDTITDTAGRVLDVEAQGGLVKSITDPAGRRAKYQYDSSQNLKKVTYPDGSSKSFSYDSSHRLTSFTDKAGRTFKYQYNSQGKVSHIKRADNSLVKSFSYGTEGDLSYALITDARGLEKKVYWNADKKIIKEKDNLGRIKTYTYNEQGERTAVTDQDGNTTRYEYDDKYRKTKIIYSDGKTSRYFYEDKFDKLTRVINPDGSQVTFTYDDAGNLTSRTDALGNTVTYTYDSGGNRLTANDARGNTTRYTYDDAGNLISVTNAKGEVTNFSYDSMGRMTSRTDPGGETTSFLYDEMGRIKSVTDVLGNTTTYTYNAAGKVTSIIDAKGNSYSFKYNALGRLERVTAPDGGTKTYSYNQGGLVETVMDSSGSAFSFKYDKRGRVIETTEPGGHVTKVEYTADGNRSQVINPDGGVVSFEYDQFDRLTTVTNPKGNKIHYRYDAMGNLTKVTDALGNTTTYQYDAAGRLVKKIDPAGGEITYEYDALGNMVKVTDGVT
- a CDS encoding AMP-binding protein, with product MGIIHSHYSKKKGEVILQVFKLIYVLFRVKLFSPLGLYSLIAAIHKYGINLMPLLSFAERVYSDKVAVVDDHETLNYQQLLLQSKKLSAIFNERYQLSSGNKVGIMCKNHASLIKAIFALSLLGVDVYLLNAEISKHQFNNLIKRYDFNLLIYDFQLDSLVKQSDYANGVVLSYHTDLPAISNLLNSVSEQQEIKRSSPGKLVILTGGTTGDPKAAPYKPSLLNFLNPFLALITRLKLLNYRTAYIATPIYHGYGVGILFVLIALGRKIVISNGFDAQRACSLIREHNVEVVTVVPLMIDKMLNNNVEDLNSLACIASGGAQLNPRLVGETMNKLGSVLYNLYGTSEAGLNVIATPQDLSYSAETIGKKIDGVRLKVLDQHKNEVEAGEVGQFCIKNRWSMSNQNNCWLETGDLGYKDSRGHYYLCGRVDDMVVSAGENVYPIELEQILLNHPEVEEAAVIGVSDEKFGQRLKAFVLPAANATVTKEELFQWLGPRVARFQMPKDIAFVDDMPYTPVGKLDKKQLKFSEKSF
- a CDS encoding SDR family NAD(P)-dependent oxidoreductase — its product is MQKNNILENILFPPTYLNQKKLRNSLDEKTVLITGASSGIGEKLAYLLADTNTRLLLVARTEEKLLTIKNEIEKKTARVSIYRADLRNMEEMEGLLKFIHQMPNGIDIVVNNAGISIRRSINDSLDRFHDFTRTMAINYFAPVQLLLSIIPMLRKNQGQIINISTINVLLIPFPYWAAYQASKAAFDTWYQSAGPELNAAGISTTSIYLPLVNTPMIKPTAAYQKMPVMCPNHVAKIIGKAMYTQRKRYMPWWLIFGRIASVFLRGVWELSIPTILRKRGK
- a CDS encoding flavodoxin family protein, with the protein product MKVLIITASPNKNGLTAACAEAAKQGVEAAGGNVRMVRLNDLEISQCQACGNGWGNCLKEHRCKVQDDFQDLHKFVDEADGYVMVTPVYWGEMSESAKMFTDRLRRCEASNREGNNKTANKPYIAVAAAGGTGNGTLTCLSSMERLFGHMRSERFDLIGITRKNRDYKLDTIRLAAEKMVVKSMPINH